AGAATGTTTCGTCTTCATTGATGGAGCCTCTAAAGGAAACCCGGGGGAAAGTGCCGTAGCTTTCGTCATTTGTGATCCTGAAGGGAATATTCTCTTTGAGATGGCTTCCCGGATCGGAATTGCTACCAACAATGAGGCAGAGTACTGGGCACTTGTCCTTGCTTTGAATTTTCTGAAACAGTGGAGAGTTGAACGGCTCACCATCTTCTCTGACAGCGAACTCTTAGTCCGTCAAATCGAGGGAACCTACAAGGTACGAGCTACAAGACTTCTGCCCTTGTACTCTCTCGTGAGAGAGCGCATTCAGGAGTTCCCTTTGTGCACCATTACTTACGTCCCCCGAGAAAAGAACACAAGAGCCGATTCCCTCGCCTCAGAAATACTCACATCCCGTATTCGGTTATAATTCCTTGAGGAGGGTAGGTCGGGCAACCGCGGGAGGTTAAAGCCTCCTGAGGAAAGTCCGAGCTCCACAGAGCAGGGTACTGGGTAACACCCAGTGGGGGTAACCCCAGGAAAGTGCCACAGAAAACATACCGCCCCGAAAGGGGTAAGGGTGAAAAGGTGAGGTAAGAGCTCACCGGACGTCGGGTGACCGGCGTGCCTGGCAAACCCTACCCGGAGCAAGGCTAAATAGGAAGGGATGAGGTGGCTCGCTGACCTTCGGGTTAGCCGCTTGAGGGGTGGAGTAATCCACCCCCCAGACAGATGGTTGCCGCTCTCCGAAAGGAGAGTACAGAACTCGGCTTACAGACCTGCCCTCCTCAGGCCACTCTCCGCCGCAGAACTGAGTGAATGGTAATAGAAATAACGATAATGAGGCCG
The genomic region above belongs to Candidatus Caldatribacterium sp. and contains:
- a CDS encoding ribonuclease HI family protein, which gives rise to MPELRTLPPLNLPQECFVFIDGASKGNPGESAVAFVICDPEGNILFEMASRIGIATNNEAEYWALVLALNFLKQWRVERLTIFSDSELLVRQIEGTYKVRATRLLPLYSLVRERIQEFPLCTITYVPREKNTRADSLASEILTSRIRL